Proteins encoded within one genomic window of Scheffersomyces stipitis CBS 6054 chromosome 3, complete sequence:
- the ATG13 gene encoding Autophagy-related protein 13, which translates to MASQDISYQYKSQQEHYPNEKISDSYVQKQNSKLTQVIQQCFSKAVKIIIQSRTVPPAAASPLLNPALHDDSASGNKINRWFNLHIQNSQDLPKDDLKLWKSNHLQSMPPMIIETYLDLRQLTSSQTIVLNDDNGNPWAVAKSGGKKQEVVLERWLIEFDHTDASGSIVDELPLIYKQAIILFRSIYGFARLMPAFKLKKRLLINKSSTKLNKLTIGNKILDGKQPISSKGRIGLSKTIIPRQMLTTDSHMSQKHFQPIQTSLGTLKISIAYRNHCDFCIHDNEEVLSTHFISMDSTPLTESGHGHTKANNTSMSVSPCSSGHPALREGSPTKRGTPPTAIQPFKVGSISNSPPPASHTPNSGYGGSLERRISITSNRSTSNASLFAMLRNPRSSTSSTHTTSNIPIAPSSSSNSTNATNMNNMSYPRSISSSHGSNMQHDDSMFSNPDSTTNTPRFSSSFGSRASRRYSNTSVRQSTPVAASTLTGGSPLSGLYIDDDISEFVRSIDSKADLRFSNSYTAHNSGEPKNNMGSPSGGDALNKFQMMKSHHQQLGDSVNASLILQHNNAVSGSGSGFGVSNSRHSSTSRKSSHSIRSPSPSMSGLYDVVPGSYGRSERRSSSGAGVPGQLSLPSGGGLAAHSPSATEPTSAATITPRETNFNFSNASFLRSASKLSATPVTSTTTAHATIHSVTGMATSPSLYQRTKVGSSIHYENVFEDDDDDEMVMKKPVVTSSGRDEEQLQHKQMKVVSIEKDAGANNFDDDDLLFTMSDMNLTKSS; encoded by the exons ATGGCTTCCCAAGATATCCTGTACCAGTACAAACTGCAGCAGGAGCATTATCCCAACGAAAAGATCTCAGATTCATATGTTCAGAAGCAAAACTCCAAGCTCACTCAAGTTATCCAGCAATGTTTCAGCAAGGCCGTCAAGATAATCATCCAATCACGAACGGTTCCTCCGGCAGCTGCATCGCCATTGCTCAATCCAGCACTTCACGATGATTCTGCCAGCGGAAACAAAATCAATCGTTGGTTCAATTTGCATATCCAGAACTCCCAGGATCTTCCCAAAGACGATCTCAAGCTCTGGAAGTCCAACCACTTGCAAAGTATGCCTCCCATGATCATCGAGACGTATCTTGACTTGAGGCAATTGACCTCAAGTCAAACCATAGTTTTGAATGATGATAACGGTAACCCGTGGGCAGTAGCCAAGAGCGGAGGCAAGAAGCAGGAAGTGGTTTTAGAAAGATGGTTGATTGAATTCGACCACACAGATGCTCTGGGCTCGATAGTAGACGAATTACCTTTGATCTACAAGCAGGCCATTATTTTGTTCCGCAGTATCTATGGTTTTGCTCGTCTAATGCCTGCtttcaagttgaaaaagagactcttgatcaacaaatCAAGCACCAAGTTAAACAAATTGACTATAGGCAACAAAATTTTGGATGGAAAACAGCCCATCAGCTCTAAGGGAAGAATTGGCTTATCCAAGACGATAATCCCACGTCAAATGCTCACTACTGACTCTCATATGAGTCAAAAGCATTTCCAGCCCATTCAAACCAGCTTAGGGACTTTAAAGATATCCATAGCCTATAGAAACCACTGCGATTTCTGTATTCACGACAACGAAGAGGTGCTTTCTACTCATTTCATAAGCATGGATTCAACTCCCTTGACTGAATCGGGACATGGCCATACTAAGGCTAA CAATACTTCAATGTCTGTCTCACCTTGTTCTTCGGGACATCCTGCTTTGAGAGAGGGTTCTCCTACGAAGAGGGGAACACCTCCAACGG CGATTCAACCATTCAAGGTTGGCTCTATTAGTAATTCTCCTCCTCCAGCATCACATACGCCAAATAGCGGCTATGGAGGATCGTTGGAAAGGCGGATTTCTATTACAAGCAACAGATCGACTTCAAATGCTTCTTTGTTTGCAATGTTGAGAAACCCTAGAAGTAGTACATCGTCAACACATACCACTTCTAATATCCCGATAGCACCGAGCTCGTCGAGTAATAGCACTAATGCCACGAACATGAATAACATGTCGTATCCTCgctctatttcttcttcgcaCGGTTCAAACATGCAACATGACGATAGCATGTTTTCAAATCCAGACAGTACCACCAATACGCCGCGcttttcgtcttcgtttGGCTCGCGTGCCAGCAGAAGGTACTCCAATACTAGTGTAAGACAAAGTACTCCTGTAGCTGCTAGCACATTAACTGGTGGAAGT CCCTTGAGTGGACTTTATATTGATGATGATATCAGTGAGTTTGTTCGTCTGATTGATAGTAAAGCAGATCTTCGTTTCTCTAATTCGTATACCGCTCATAACAGCGGTGAACCCAAGAACAATATGGGTTCTCCAAGTGGAGGTGACGCTTTAAACAAGTTccagatgatgaagagtcACCACCAACAATTAGGTGACAGCGTAAATGCCAGCTTAATTTTGCAGCATAACAATGCAGTCAGTGGTTCTGGCAGTGGATTTGGCGTAAGCAATTCCAGACACTCCAGCACAAGTCGTAAGAGCTCCCATTCTATACGTTCGCCTTCTCCTTCGATGTCTGGGCTTTATGATGTAGTTCCTGGCAGCTATGGGAGATCTGAGAGAAGGTCTTCTTCGGGAGCTGGTGTTCCTGGTCAGCTTTCATTACCTTCTGGTGGTGGTTTGGCTGCACATTCTCCGTCGGCCACAGAACCTACTTCTGCTGCGACGATAACGCCGCGCGA aacGAATTTTAACTTTTCCAATGCATCATTTCTTCGATCGGCAAGCAAGCTTTCTGCAACCCCTGTCacttctacaactacagCGCATGCTACAATCCATCTGG TGACTGGTATGGCTACTTCACCTTCTTTATACCAACGTACGAAGGTTGGATCGTCTATTCACTATGAAAATGtgtttgaagatgacgacgacg